The Desulfovibrio subterraneus nucleotide sequence ATGCCTGTGCAGCCCGCCGCGCGGGCCACATCCAGCCCCTGCGCTATGGTTGCCATCCACGCGCTGTGGCTGAAAGGCCGCACCGTACCCCGTGTGCCGAGAATGGAAATGCCGCCCATAATGCCGAGTCGAGCATTCATGGTATTTTTTGCCCGTTCTTCACCGTCCGGCACCGATATCAGCACGTCCACACCGCCCGTGTAGCCATACAGGGCGCACACCTCGCGCACACCCGCTGCAATCTGCTTGCGGGGTTCGGGGTTGATGGCGGCCTCGCCCACAGCTACGGGCAGACCGGGCAAGGTCACCCTTCCCACGCCCTTTCCGCCTTCCAGCGTTACCATGCCTTCAGCACCGGCAAGGCGCACTCGGGCCTGAATGACGGCCCCATGTGTGGCGTCGGGGTCGTCACCACCATCTTTCACTACTTCGGCAGTGGCACAGTGCTTCTCATCCTTGTTCAGAATGCTGCCGGCAATCTGTATATCCAGACGCGCCTGTTCCCCGCCCTGCTCAGGCGGAAAAGGCGGCAGGGGAACGTTCACGGTTTCCGGCGGGCTGCCGCCCAGCAGCAGATGCAATGCAGCCACCGCCGCAGCAGTTGCAGCGGTACCCGTGGTAAAGCCTTCGCGCAATCCGTCCGCACGGGCAGCATCGTTTTCTCTGATATCCATGATCGTGCCGAAACCTTGGCAAAGAGATTCAAAGAATGCCCCGGCAACTGCCGGAACCATCCCTCATGATTACTTGTTGATAGTGCGCCGCTGCGCGGACTGCTGCCCGGATATGCCCACCCATATGGCGAAAATGGCCATGCAGGCACCGAGCACACCGAGCGGCCCCGTGGGACGGTCGAACAGCAGAATGTCCCATATGAAGGAGAGTGTCGGCTGAATGAGCATGAGCAGTCCCGCCACGGCCGCTGGCAGCTTGGGCAGGGCTGAAGAAAGGAGCACCCAGCCCACGCCCTGACACAGCAGGCCGTAGGCGATAAGATAGCCGCCATCCTGCAATGTGGGAATGGCAAACGAAACATCGTGGAACTGGCTGGAAATACCGCTGAAAAGAGCCGTGCCCAGGGAAACCACTGCCATGTTCATGATGAGCGGCAACCGCCCGGCCACACCCTGCGAACGGCGAAGAGTGAGAATGTAGCAGGCATAGAACACGGCAGTGAGCAGACCGAATATCACACCGGGAATGGTGCCTTCGGGCAGGCCGCCCACATCCACACCAAGCAGCAGCCACAGTCCGCCTATGGCCAGCGGCAGTGCCATGATGAGGCGGAGCGATATCCGTTCCTTGAACACCACCGCGCCGATAAAGGCGAGAATGAAGACCTGAAAATTGCCGAGAATGGTCGCCAGCCCCGGCCCCACATAGAGGATGGAGCGATGCCACGCTTCAAGATCGAGCGTGAAGAAAAAGGCCGCGGCAAGCACTATGCCCCAGATGCCCCGTCCCACACGCAGGCGTTCGCCCCTTGCAAGGGCCAAAATCAACAGGGCCACGCCGCCGAAAAAAACGCGGTAGAAAACCGAGGTGCTGGGGCCGACATTGACCAGCTTAACGAACACTGCCGCAAAGCTGATCATGGTACCGCCCGCAAGCACTCTCAGCAGAGGGCCGAGCGGCAGCCTGTCCGTTGTGCTCTGCACAGCAGCATAGGGTACGGAGCCGGAACCGGCTCTGGATGAAGTTTTTTTCATTGAATAGATATAGTGCGCCCTGTACGGCGCTGACAACTGAAAAGATTAGAGAGCGCCTGCCTTGAGCAACGCATCGCGGGCATCCTGATGCTTGCCGCGCACCTCAAAGGCCCTTGCCAGCTCAAGCCACGCCGACTTGAGGTCCGGTCGCAGCGCCGCTGCCTGCCGGGCAAGCACCTCGGCGATTTCCGGATCTTCACCGCCATCCAGATACAGCTTGGCCATGAGCTGCAGGGCAAGTGCATCCTGCGGATTGTGGATGAGCGCCTGATGCAGGCATTCGCGAGCCTCGTCAAGCCGCCCCTGCCGCATGCACAGGCGGGCAAGGTGACGCTGCACCAGTGCCTGATTTTCTCCCAGCTTGGCGGCCTTGTTGTAATACTGGCGGGCAATACTGTATTTTTTCTCGCCCTCGGAGAGCTGTCCCAGCCTGATCAGCGCAAAGAAGTGCGAAGGATTCTGTTTGAGGCACTTGCGGTAAAATTCACGGGCCTCTTTCACTTCTCCCATGGTGTGACAAACGTTGCCAAGGTTATAGAGCGCCATCACATCCTTACGGTTGCGCTTGAGCGCCTCTTCAAACTGCTTGCGGGCATCCTGCGGCCTGCCGAGACCGGCATAACACACGCCG carries:
- a CDS encoding cobalt-precorrin-5B (C(1))-methyltransferase, with translation MDIRENDAARADGLREGFTTGTAATAAAVAALHLLLGGSPPETVNVPLPPFPPEQGGEQARLDIQIAGSILNKDEKHCATAEVVKDGGDDPDATHGAVIQARVRLAGAEGMVTLEGGKGVGRVTLPGLPVAVGEAAINPEPRKQIAAGVREVCALYGYTGGVDVLISVPDGEERAKNTMNARLGIMGGISILGTRGTVRPFSHSAWMATIAQGLDVARAAGCTGIGLSTGRRSERLLMAQYPDWPERAFVQAADFAAFSLEQAVGKGFERIAWGCFFGKLVKLAQGHAYTHARTESLDFALLAGWCREGGASEELAREVQQANTARQALQIIENGRVMEHIVKAVAQRAKICALHWTGNKAHVTVHVFDFDGRQLAVV
- a CDS encoding DMT family transporter — protein: MKKTSSRAGSGSVPYAAVQSTTDRLPLGPLLRVLAGGTMISFAAVFVKLVNVGPSTSVFYRVFFGGVALLILALARGERLRVGRGIWGIVLAAAFFFTLDLEAWHRSILYVGPGLATILGNFQVFILAFIGAVVFKERISLRLIMALPLAIGGLWLLLGVDVGGLPEGTIPGVIFGLLTAVFYACYILTLRRSQGVAGRLPLIMNMAVVSLGTALFSGISSQFHDVSFAIPTLQDGGYLIAYGLLCQGVGWVLLSSALPKLPAAVAGLLMLIQPTLSFIWDILLFDRPTGPLGVLGACMAIFAIWVGISGQQSAQRRTINK